The following proteins come from a genomic window of Candidatus Thorarchaeota archaeon:
- a CDS encoding 50S ribosomal protein L14e, with translation MRLYEIGRICVKTAGREAGSYCVVVDEEDENYVMVTGPKHISSVRRRPCNIKHLEPLEQMLDIEKGADDDAVLEALENAELIEQFRSKIRMR, from the coding sequence ATGCGATTATACGAAATAGGCAGAATTTGTGTCAAGACTGCTGGCCGCGAAGCTGGCAGCTACTGTGTTGTTGTTGATGAGGAGGATGAGAATTACGTGATGGTCACAGGACCGAAGCATATATCGAGCGTCCGAAGACGGCCTTGTAATATCAAGCATTTGGAGCCCTTAGAACAAATGCTAGATATCGAAAAGGGAGCAGATGATGATGCGGTCCTTGAAGCCTTAGAGAATGCCGAACTAATTGAACAATTCCGTAGCAAAATCAGAATGCGGTGA
- a CDS encoding AAA family ATPase: MALVVTLGGLHGTGKSSVADRLAKEFNLRRVSAGQIFRRLAAEKGMDLEEFSTYAEDNKKVDIKLDATLKAEAKKGNVILDGQLAAWMAGKHADLRILLTAPLDIRVQRIADRDETSFEDAKEETLTREESERERYKEYYGIDVSDRSVYDLILNTEIYPLEGVVSILSTAIRHVDSNE; this comes from the coding sequence ATGGCGCTTGTAGTAACTCTTGGCGGGCTTCATGGTACGGGCAAGAGCTCAGTTGCAGACAGACTGGCCAAAGAATTCAATCTCAGAAGAGTCTCAGCAGGCCAAATCTTCAGGCGATTAGCTGCAGAGAAAGGAATGGATCTTGAGGAATTCAGTACTTATGCAGAAGATAATAAAAAAGTGGATATAAAGCTGGATGCAACGCTTAAGGCTGAAGCCAAGAAAGGGAATGTCATTCTAGACGGTCAATTGGCAGCATGGATGGCGGGAAAGCATGCTGATTTGAGAATACTACTAACTGCACCGCTGGATATTCGAGTCCAGAGAATAGCGGACCGAGATGAAACCTCTTTTGAAGATGCAAAGGAAGAGACACTAACTAGAGAAGAGAGCGAACGTGAGAGGTACAAAGAGTACTACGGCATTGACGTAAGTGATCGTTCGGTATATGACCTAATTTTGAACACAGAAATCTATCCTCTTGAAGGGGTTGTTTCAATTCTCTCCACTGCAATTCGCCACGTGGATTCAAATGAATAG
- the rpl34e gene encoding 50S ribosomal protein L34e (the function of this protein in the ribosome is unknown), with amino-acid sequence MPRPGQLTRGRANRKKTTPGGRHVVHREKFYSPKGRCPITGTKLNLPKEAKHNLNRKSSKSSKRPNRPYGGVLSPKALRRLIKRQVREQ; translated from the coding sequence ATGCCTAGACCAGGACAATTGACAAGAGGTAGAGCAAACAGGAAAAAGACCACGCCAGGGGGACGTCACGTGGTGCATAGAGAGAAATTCTATTCACCTAAGGGACGTTGTCCGATTACTGGGACGAAACTGAATCTTCCAAAAGAAGCCAAACACAACCTGAACAGAAAATCAAGTAAGTCATCAAAGCGACCAAATAGACCCTATGGTGGTGTTTTGAGTCCGAAAGCATTACGAAGATTGATTAAAAGACAGGTAAGAGAACAGTAG